In Acidobacteriota bacterium, a single window of DNA contains:
- a CDS encoding Rrf2 family transcriptional regulator: protein MRITKQSEYGLAAILYLASQPAGKLSFRVEIATRCDIPGIFLAQILARLRQRGILGSRRGARGGYFLRVEPQRLTLADVLEALEGKSDLIRSIDMAAGDPAALRQSPAGIRREAFRRVQERGRELLRSIKIGELLSANEHTASAT, encoded by the coding sequence TTGCGGATCACCAAGCAGAGCGAGTACGGGCTGGCCGCGATTCTCTACCTCGCGTCCCAGCCCGCAGGTAAGCTCAGCTTCCGGGTCGAAATCGCGACCCGCTGCGACATCCCCGGCATTTTCCTCGCGCAGATCCTGGCGAGGCTGAGGCAGCGAGGCATCCTGGGCTCGCGCCGAGGCGCCCGCGGCGGATACTTCCTCAGGGTCGAGCCGCAGAGGCTGACCCTGGCGGATGTCCTCGAGGCGCTCGAAGGGAAGTCGGACCTGATTCGTTCGATCGACATGGCCGCAGGCGACCCCGCCGCGCTGCGGCAGTCACCCGCCGGCATTCGCCGCGAGGCGTTCCGCCGGGTGCAGGAGAGAGGCCGGGAGCTGCTCAGGAGCATCAAGATCGGCGAGCTGCTCTCGGCGAACGAGCACACGGCATCTGCAACGTGA